Proteins from one Ranitomeya variabilis isolate aRanVar5 chromosome 1, aRanVar5.hap1, whole genome shotgun sequence genomic window:
- the LOC143764852 gene encoding uncharacterized protein LOC143764852, with protein sequence MRKHELTAVMASAGASKHTRIQWKHVFIAVIIIVSTLLLIASIAMITIGYLNPFGTVGLGILGGGCVLYFSAILVLCSGGIWIKNKYYADENDQEKWYHSASEDISLLKPASNVTAPSKTEAGCIKETEYQLDNNTIPLCSVSTVYSSVSSSASTVPERTMLFNCQDGDAEKDLDYDVFSSSLTAMQQTDMKLQEKLQLKQGLKQPMNCETSSDRKIKDLERKKIADLSILHSNAKYVSDIPRQRNPVVMDFVETKCSSTEGKQLLNHYISDIKKEENNSNINLQIGGRSNVSNMSCSLESLQSYEDQAKYHQDLAEQSKHMYEKKPAIELPKKQRQECKPALEEKKMRTGKDSHTPERHWSIISEGDSWIHNPRVEGKPNKDLNALPAMLETENKHRSYEKPHTINQERTELPLKKLLPNTRLDQLEKVPSSSQKTTSGRLGAKVKFMMKN encoded by the coding sequence AGGAAACACGAGCTTACCGCAGTTATGGCTTCTGCAGGAGCCAGTAAGCACACCAGGATACAATGGAAGCATGTCTTCATCGCAGTCATTATCATCGTGTCAACCTTGTTACTCATTGCATCAATAGCGATGATCACGATTGGATATCTGAATCCCTTTGGCACAGTTGGACTTGGAATACTGGGaggaggttgtgttttatacttttcagccATACTCGTTCTCTGCTCTGGTGGCATATGGATAAAAAACAAGTATTATGCTGATGAAAATGACCAAGAAAAATGGTACCACTCAGCCAGTGAGGATATATCTCTTCTGAAACCAGCTTCAAATGTGACTGCACCTTCAAAAACTGAAGCTGGGTGTATAAAAGAGACTGAATACCAATTGGATAATAATACTATACCTTTGTGTTCGGTATCCACTGTTTATTCTTCTGTTTCTTCATCTGCATCTACAGTCCCCGAGAGAACAATGTTATTTAACTGTCAAGATGGTGATGCCGAGAAGGATTTAGACTACGATGTCTTTTCATCTTCCCTTACCGCCATGCAGCAAACAGATATGAAGTTACAAGAAAAACTGCAGTTAAAACAAGGATTAAAACAACCAATGAACTGTGAAACATCTTCTGATCGCAAAATAAAAGATTTGGAAAGGAAGAAGATTGCTGATTTATCAATCCTTCACAGTAACGCAAAGTATGTGTCTGATATTCCTCGCCAACGCAACCCTGTGGTGATGGATTTTGTGGAAACAAAATGTTCCAGTACTGAAGGAAAGCAGTTGCTGAACCATTACATAAGTGAcattaaaaaagaagaaaataatagtAATATAAATTTGCAAATTGGCGGTAGAAGCAATGTGTCCAACATGTCATGCTCTTTGGAAAGTCTACAAAGCTATGAAGATCAAGCCAAGTACCATCAAGATTTGGCTGAGCAGTCAAAACATATGTATGAGAAGAAACCAGCAATTGAACTGCCAAAAAAGCAGAGACAGGAGTGCAAACCAGCATTGGAAGAGAAGAAAATGCGTACTGGTAAAGACAGCCATACCCCTGAAAGACATTGGAGTATCATCTCAGAAGGAGATTCTTGGATACATAATCCGAGGGTTGAGGGCAAACCGAATAAGGATTTAAATGCTCTACCAGCTATGCTGGAGACTGAAAATAAGCACAGATCTTATGAAAAACCACATACAATAAACCAAGAAAGAACTGAGCTACCTCTTAAAAAACTACTGCCAAACACTAGGCTTGATCAGTTAGAAAAAGTACCTTCATCCAGTCAGAAGACAACATCAGGACGTCTAGGTGCAAAGGTGAAATTTATGATGAAGAACTAG